The following is a genomic window from Methylomarinum vadi.
TCGCCTCGTAGGTGCGCAGTAGCGCGGTTTGCATATGCCGCGAGACCGGGCCGGTGACCAGCAGCACGTCGGCATGGCGCGGCGAGGCGACGAAATGGACGCCGAAGCGTTCGACATCGTAGAGCGGATTGTTCAGGGCGTGGATCTCCAACTCGCAGCCGTTGCAGGAGCCGGCGTCGACTGCGCGTATCGCCAGGCTACCGGCGAAGTAGCGATCGATATGGCGCTTGACTTCGATGCCCAACTGTTCCAGCTCGTCGTTTTTGGGGCGTTTGATCTTCTCGCTGATGATGCCGGTTTTCAGGGTTTTGGCAAAAAGTCTTAACATCGTCTGTCCTATAAATCATGCCCCGAATAGGAGCCGTTGACGGATTTGTTGCAGACCGGAAAATCCGGCACGATATTGTTCAATACGATTCGTTCCAGCGCCGGCCAGTTCGGCAGGCTGGGATCGCGCGGGTAAAAACGGCCGATGCGGTTATCGCCGGCGAAGCGCACATAGGTGATTATCTCCCCGCGCCAACCGTCGATCATCGCCAGGCCTTCGCTGTGTTCGGCAGGTTGTTGCCAGGATACTAAGATATCGCCTTCCGGCAATTGTTGCAGCATTTGCCCGATCAGCTTGAGCGAGGCGAAGACCTCCTTGACCCGCACCCAAAAACGCGAGGCCACATCGCCTTGCTGTTCCAAGGCAACGTTAACCGTCAGGCGGTCGTAGGGCGGGTAGGGCGCATCGCGGCGCACGTCGAAATCCTGGCCGCTGGAACGGCCGACATAGCCCACGCAGCCGTATAATGCGGCGGTTTGCGGCGACAGGAAACCGGTCGTCAATAAGCGGTCTTCCAGCGAGGAATTCAGGTCCAGCGCCGGCAGCAGTTCGTCCAGTTCGGCCCGCAACGCCTTCAGTTCCGCCGCCATTGCCGAACAATGGGCGGCACTAATATCCGTTTTCACCCCGCCCGGCACCAGGCAGTCCATTAGCAAACGGTGCCCGAAGATGTCGGCCTGGCTGCGTTGCCATTGTTCGCGCAGGCGGGTGAATTGCATTTGCGCGAACGCGAAACCGACATCGTTGCAGATCGCGCCGATGTCGCCGAGGTGATTGGCGATGCGCTCGCGCTCGCACAGAATGCCGCGAATGAATTCGGCGCGCGGCGGGATGGCGAGGCCGGCGGCTTGTTCCATCGCCCGGCAGGCGGCCCAACTGTGGGCGACCGTGCTGTCGCCGGAGATGCGCCCGGCCAGCCGGGCCAGTCCTTCCGGATCGCGGCCTTCGGCCAGTTTTTCGATGCCCTTGTGCACATAGCCCAGGCGTTCCTCCAGATGCAGCACGGTCTCGCCGACCGCCTGAAAGCGGAAATGCCCCGGTTCGATAATGCCGGCATGCACCGGGCCGACCGGGACCTCGTAAACGCCGGAACCTCGCGCCTTGACGAATTGGTAATCGGTGTCGGGCGGGGTAATCTCGGCCGGCTCGCCGTGCAGCGGAAAATCCTTGCGTAACGGATATTGGTGCTTGTGCCAGGCTTGATGCCGGACCCACGGCCGCGAGTCGGGATGTCCTTGGAAATGGATGCCGAACATATCCTGGGTGTGCCGTTCGCTACGGCTGGCGGCCGGATAAACGGAAGCCTGCGACGGTAGTTCGGGTTTGTCGCCCTTGACCGAGGTTTTTAGCCACAGATAATGGCCTTGTTTTTGCAAACAGGCATGGACGCTGAAGCGATGATCGTGTTGTTCGGCCCAGCCCGCTGCCCAGCGCATTTGCTGTTGCTGGGCGAGTTCGGCCAGGCGTTGCCAATCCTCGGCCGCGACCCGCCATTGCTCGATATCCTTGCCCGAAATGTCGATCTGGAGACTGTGGTCCTTAAGCTGCGCCAGTATATTGTTGCGCCAATCGATATCGTTCATAGCGGAGCGCTCCCTGAAATCAAGATGGTGGCCTGGGTAAACCAATCGGCCAGCGCGTTAGGAATCGCCAGGCCCAGCCACAGCACAATGGTGAGATGGATCATGACCGGCCATAGATTGGCCTTGATCGCCTGCTGGCCGTCGGGACGGTCGCCGTAGACCATCGGTTGGATGTTGCGGAACAGTCCGGCGCAGGCGATGCCGATACCCAAGAGCAGCAGCGGCGTGAGCCAGGGATAACTTTCCATCGTCGCCAGCAGCACCAGAAACTCGCTGGTGAACACACCGAACGGCGGAAAACCGGCAATCGCCAGCGTGCCGATCAACAAGCCCCAGCCGACTTTCGGCTGGGTTCGGATCAGGCCGCGAATTTTTTCGATACGTTGCGTGCCGGCGATTTGCGCGGCATGGCCGACGGTGACGAAAATCGCCGATTTGGTCAGCGAATGCACGGTCATGTGCAGCAACGCGGCAAAGGTCGCGAACGGCGTGCCGATGCCGAAGGCGAACGTCATCATGCCCATGTGTTCGATCGAGGAATAACTGAACAGGCGTTTGATATCCTTTTGTCGATGCAGAAAGAACGCCGCGACCAGGAACGACAACAGGCCGAAACCCATCATCTGCAAGCCGGCGATATTGCTGCCGGTGGCACCGTCGACCAGCATCTTGTTGCGCACGACCGCATACAGCGCGTCGTTCAGCAGCAGGCCCGACAAGACCGCCGACATCGGCGTCGGGCCCTCGGAATGGGCGTCCGGTAACCAGTTATGCAACGGTACCAGGCCGATCTTGGTGCCGTAGCCGACCAGCATGAAGACGAAGGCGATTTCCAGGATGTCCGGGCTCAGTCGCTCGGCATTGTCGAACAACACCGACCACATCAGGGAATTTTCCGTATCGCCGATCTGCATCGCGGCGTAATACAGCAGGATGGTGCCAAACAAGGCCTGGGCGATGCCGACGCCGCACAGGATAAAGTATTTCCAGGCCGCCTCGACCGATTCCGGGGTCCGATACAGACTGACCAGTAATACCGTCGCCAAGGTCGCCGCTTCCATCGCCACCCACAGGATGCCCATGTTATTGGTGGTCAGCACCAGATACATCGCGAACATGAAGCCTTGGTACATCGAGTAATACAGTTTCAGTCGCGAGTCGGTCAATTTGCCCAACTGTTTTTCATGATCCATGTAAGGATCGGAAAAAATCGCCGTGGTCAGGCCGACGAAGGCCGTCAATACGATCAGATAGACATTGAAGGAGTCGACGATAAAATACTGGCTGCTTGATAGCAATGTACCGGAATTAAAAACCTCTATCGCCAGCCACAACGACAAGAACAAGGCGATGCCGTTGAACCAGACGTTGTGCCGACCGATTTCCTCCTTATGCCCCATCAGGGCGAAATACACAATGCCGCCGAACGACAGCAGAAGAATTAAATACGCCGCAATCATTCATCCACCTCGCTCAGACGGTTAAGACGGTCCACATCCAGCGAATCGATACTGCTGCTGATCTGCAGGAAAAAGATCCCAAACAGCACGGCGGCGACCAGCACGTCGAAGGCCACGCCTAGTTCCACCACCATTGGCATGCCGCGGGTCGACACGATCGCGGCGAAGAACAGGCCGTTTTCGATCGACATGAAACCGACCACGTGGGCGATGGCCTGGCGATGCGAAATCATCAGCAGTAGGCCCAATAACACCACGGCCAGGCTCAAGGCCAGCGCGTTGAGCAAAATGATGGTGGAGTCGGCCAGTATCGGGTGCAGTACGTAATAACTGAAGATGACCAGCGAGGCGCCGCCCAGCATGACGCTGGTTTTATTCTTCAATGCCTCGACATCGCGGTGCATTTTAAGCTTTAAAATGTGGCGGCTGAGCATCCAGGGAATAAACAGCACTTTCAGCACCAAAGTAATCACCGCGGAAATATACAGATGATGATTGCTGAAACTATAGGCCGCCAGCGCGGTCGCCAGCACCAGCAATAAGCCCTGCAGGGCGAATACTACAACCAGCCTCAGCAGGCGGCCTTGGCCCAGCATGATGAAGGAGCACAATGTGATCAGGCCCGCCAACGACAGGATGATTTGGGTATAGAGATCGATCTGTTCGATATTCATTAGCGCGAGGCCTCCAGAATGATATGGCTGAGCATGCCCAGCAAGCCCAATAGGTAGGCGAAACTGAGGTATTCCTGCACCCGGAACAGGCGCATCTTGGCAAACAATGTTTCCGACGTGGCCATCAAGACGGCCAGCAAGGCCAGCTTGGCGACGATCGCCATCAGGCCGTAGCCCAGGTCGGCCGGGGTCAACGTTTCGGCGATGCCCCATGGAAAGAAAAGATTGGCGATCAACACGCCGTACAGCATCAGTTTCAATTGGCTGGCCCATTCGATCAGCGCCAGGTGGCGGCCGCTGTATTCCAGAATCATCGCCTCGTGGATCATGGTCAATTCCAAATGGGTGGCGGGGTTGTCCACCGGGATGCGTCCGCATTCGGCGATCGCCACCAGCACCAGCGCGAACAGGGCGAAGATAAAGGAAGGCCGCAATACCATGCCTTCGCCCAAAACATGCGCGATGGCATAAGACAGGTTGGTCGTCGAGGCGGTCATCGTCAGCGTGAAAATGGCCATCAGCATGGCCGGCTCGGCCAACGAGGAAATCGTCATTTCCCGCGACGAGCCCATGCCGCCGAAGGCGGTGCCGACATCGAGGCCGGCCAATGCCAGGAAAAAACGGGCGAAGGCAAAGAAGCCGACCAGCACGATCACGTCGGCGCCGGCGGCGGTCGGCAGGTCGACCGCGATCAACGGCACCACGGCCGCGGCCAGGATCGTCGCGGAAAAGATGATATAGGGCGAAATGACGAACAGCCAGGAAGCCTGTTTCGAAACGACCGGCTGTTTATGCGTTAATTATCCATCATAAGGTTTAAACCACCGGCTTTAGCCGGTCAGCTTTAGCTGCGATAATTTGCCCAAGGAGGTGGCGATGGACTATAGATACGGCAGCCATACGGTTTACCAAATTGAGTATCATTTTGTTTGGGTTACGAAGTATCGTTATAAAGTGCTGAAGGATGAAATAGCCGAACGAGTGAGAGACTTGGTGCGGCAGACATGCGAAGCCTTTGAGATACGGATTATCAAAGGTGTCGTGAGCAAAGATCATGTGCACATTTTGGTGAGTGCGCCGCCGACTATGGCCCCAAGCGAAATCATGAGGCGAATCAAGGGACGAACTTCGAGCTATCTGTTCGAAGAGTTCCCGCACTTGAAAAAGCGATATTGGGGTCGACATTTTTGAGCCCGCGGTTATTTTTGCGCCACAGTGGGGCAAATGACTGATGAGATGATAAAGCAATATTTGGAGCATCACTTTGAACCTAATCCAAACGATAATTTCAAGATGGAGCCCGACTAAGACGCGTCGTTTAGTCGACGCGTATCCGGACTTTCAGTCCGTTATTGGAACCCACCCGCTTGAGCGGGTGGTTGTTTAGTTGAGCAAGTCGCGGTAAGGCTGCAACAACGACGGCGCCTTGCGGTTCTGCAAATGGCATTTGCACCATTTCACCCAACCGGCCAACAGCGGCGCCAGGGCGATAAACAACAGCGTTTGCAGGAAAGCGAGTATGACATTCATCAGCTGATAACCCAAAGCAGAAAGATTAAGGTGGCGAACGAATAGGCCAGATAGGTTCGGATATTGCCGGTTTGGATGCGGCCGATCAGCCGGGCCGAGCGGTTGACGCCGCGCTCGATCGGCTGGTACAGCTTGGGCCAGCTGTGGTCCTCGATATGCAGTTGATAATGGATATCGGTGACCTGCAACGGCATGCCGCCGGCCTGTCGGTCGATGATTTCATCCTGCCGCCAGGCCTTGGCGAAGATGCGGCGGAACGGCATCGTGAAGGCGCTGCTGCTGTATTGCATGCGCGCGGTCACCCCGCCGAAACCGCAATCCCAGGTCTCCGATTCGCGGAAGGCCATGGCGGGGTCGCGGCGCAGATAGCGAAAGCTGATGCCGCCGGCGATCAATACCCCGACCAACACGAATGGCGCCGAATACGACGCTTGTTCGGCGCTGACCGGGGCCAGCCACAGCCAGTCGGCCGCGTCGTTGTTCGGTAGCGTGTGTCCCAGTAATTGCAGATTGATCGAGTCGAGCAAATCGATGATCAGCGCCGGAAAGACGCCGAACAGGAAACATAAGCCAGCCAACAGAGACAGGCCGGCCAGCATGCCCTTATCGCCGCATTCGTTGGCCTTGGCGCTGTGGGCGGAACGCGCCTGACCTAAAAATACGATGCCGTAAAGATTGACGAAACAAGCCGCCGCCAGCGCCGCGGTCAAGGCCAATGCGGCGGCGGCGACCGGGATCAGGCTGCGCAGCACGCCGCTATCGAGCACGTCGACCTGCAGGGCGGTCTGAAACGCCAGCCATTCCGAGACGAAGCCGTTGAACAAGGGCAGGGAGGAAATGCTCATGCAGGCGATCAATAGCAGCTTGCTGGTGTGCGGCATGCGTTTGATCAAGCCGCCCATGACATCGATGTCCAGGTCATGCACCTGGTGCTGGATGATGCCTGCGCCGAGAAACAGCAGATTCTTGAACAGGGCATGGTTAAAGGCGTGCAGCAAGGCCGCCACCAATCCCAGGGCCGCCAGTTGCGGATGGCCGTTGGCCAGAAAAATCATCGCCAGCCCCAGCACCATGAAGATAATGCCGATGTTCTCCACCGAACTATAGGCCAACAGGCGTTTCAGGTTCGATTGCATCAGCGCGTAAAGAATGCCGGCCAAGGCGGACAGTGCGCCCAGAATCATCAACACCACGCCCCATTGCCATTGAATATCGCCGAGCAGATCGAAACTGAAACGAACCAAGCCATAGAGAGCGACTTTCAGCATCACGCCGCTCATCAAGGCGGAAATATGCGACGGCGCCACCGGATGGGCTTCCGGCAGCCAAACATGGATAGGCACCAGGCCGGCCTTCATGCCGAAACCGAGCAGGGCCAACACGAAGGCGATGCTGGTCCAAGTGGCGGACAGGTTGGCTTGTCTTAGCGCGTCGAAGGTAAAGCCGTCGGCGAAGGCGGCCAGCACGCCGAAGGCCAGGATAATCATGATCGCGCCGACTTCGGCCATGATCAGATAGAGAAAGGCGGCGCGGCGGTTGGCGGAATTTTCGTGTTGAAACGCCACCAGAAAATAACTGGCGACCGACATCAACTCCCAGGCGATCATGAAAAAGAAGGCGTCGTCGGCCAACAGCACCAACAACATGCCGGCGATGAACAGGCCGCTGAACAAACCTAGCGCAGCGAAAGGGTGGGCCTGTTCGTCGTTGTTCTTGACATAACCGGGGCCGTAGGCACTGACGGCCAGTACGGCAATTCCTATGATCAGATAAAATAAACCGGACAGACTATCGAAGCGCACATGCCAGGGCAGCCAGGGCAGGCCGAGGCTGAGCCGGTCGGTGACGGCGGCTTGGGTTAGCATGACCGTAAGACCGGCCAGGATCGCGAACACGGCGCCGATTCCCAGCAGTATGAACGAGCCCAGCCGTATTCGATCAGGATATCTGTCCGCCTCCAACCAGCCTTCCATTCGGCGTAGCGTTTCCGGTCGTCTGGCGCAACAAGCCTGGGCCAGGCTCAAGACCTTGTCGCGTTGGCGCAGCAACAAGGCCAGCAAGCCCGACAGCAGGCTAAACAGTACAGCCGCATAGGCCAGCAATAGAATCATAATGGTGTCCGTAAGATTTGAAGTAGGTATTCATCGTTTATACACTCCGGTGTGGGAATGCAAAAAAGGACGATTAGCGTCCCGTGCCTCTGTGGAATGGCGCTGAGGTTTATGCTAACAATAACTTCCCGATATAGTTCCCACGCAGAGCGCGGGAACGATAGTGCAAAGACGTTACGCAAATGCTTGATTTCGCAATCGCTTGGTCCAAACCAAAGGTTGCTCTTAGCTATAAGAACGGCCGTTACGGCGCTCGTCCTCGGTCATCAGACGCGCCGCCAGTGCATGGTTGGAGAACGTGTGAATGGGCTCGCCGATTTGCTTGCAGTAGCCGCCATGGCTTTCGTAATCATGCATGAAATCATGCAGATATTCCATCACGGTATGGTCGATCAGATAACCGTTGGTTAAGTTGATCGTGATGTGTTTGCCTTTAGGAAGGTTGTCCATGGCTTTTTTCAGCGGGAGAAAGTTGGTGAACAGGGCGGAGCCGTGCAATTTCACGATATATTCCTCGCCGCTTTCGCTAACGGTGAAATGGATTTTGAACAAATTGGACCACCAGACACCGCGCATAATGTGGACGAGTAATTTGACCACGATGCCGATCGCAACCCCGATCAACAGATCGGTCGCCAGCACGCCGACGATCGTGACGCAAAACATGAAAAACTGTTCCGTGCCCACTTTCAATACCTTGCTGAATTCTTTAGGCGAGGCCAGACGGAAACCCGTATAAACCAGTAGTGCGGCGAGGGCCGCCAACGGAATACTGTGTATCACCTGAGGAAACAGCACGACGAACAACAGCATCAGCGAGCCATGAAAGAAATTGGCCCAGCCGGTTTTGGCGCCGTTATTGATATTGGCCGAACTCCGGACGATTTCCGAAATCATCGCCGACCCGCCGATCAAGCCGGACAGGGCGTTACCTGCGCCGATCGCGGCCAGATCCTTGTCCAGATTGGAATGGCGTTTATAAGGGTCGAGTTTGTCTACCGCCACGGTGCTGAGTACGCTTTCCAGACTGCCTACCAGACAGATGCTGACGACAGCTACCCAGAATTCCACGGTAAAAAATTTGCCGAAGTCGGGCAGATGAAAACTGGACATAAAGTGATTGGAAATCGCAACCAAATAGCTCGGTCCGACCTGGCCGTCGTGCAACGTATTCCTGGTCAACATTTCCAGTTGTTGGGGCAGGTGGAAAATATGCTGGTGTTGCAGATCGAAATAAGTGCCCAGGCCGATGCCCAGCAAGACGACCAAGATCGGCGCCGGAATTTTCTTTAGCCACGGATGGCTGAGGCGGTTCCATAAAATCAAAAGCAACAGGCCGAAGATGCCGATGACGCCGATTTCCGCGTTCATATTCAAAAAGCTGTGAGGGATCTGCGCCATGGTCGAGAACAGACTGCCGGATTCCGGCGTTACCCCCAGCATGACATGGACTTGCTTGGTCATAATGATGATGCCGATCGCGGTCAACATGCCATGCACCACCGATGTCGGGAAAAACGAACTGAGCGTTCCGACCTTGAAATACCCCATGATCAATTGCAGCACGCCGGCGACGACGATGGCGGCCAGGGTATAGTAATAACCTGCGGTCGGGTCGCCTTCGCCCAATGTGGTAACGGCATCCAATATCACGACGATCAGGCCGGCGGCGGGACCTGTGATCGTGACGAACGAGCCGTTGACTCTGGATACGAACATGCCGCCGACGATGGCGCTGATGATGCCGGCCATCGGCGGCAGGCCGGACGCCATCGCGATACCCAAACACAAAGGAAGGGCGATCAAAAATATCTGGAACCCGGAAAGCAGGTCATCACGCCAGTGTTTTTTCAAACCGGCCAGGCCGGTGAGTGACAGAGAGCTTGTTACGGATGAATTATTCACGATCTCTTTCCCATAAGTTACTAACCTTAGATACATCTGCAAGGGTTGTGCCAATAGGAGGGAGATTTTTAACCTATTGATTATGTGAATTTTGTAAAGTTGGTATGAGAAGACAGGCGTGGTTCATATCCACAAATGGTGGATATGAACCGAAATAGGGTGGTTGATATAAACCAATAGGTGCGGTTGTGCGAAAAACAAGTAGCGCTTACTAAGTGCCAGCGTGTCCGTCAAAATCATTCTGCGGATTCGAGGTTATCAAAAAACCGCAATTCCGGGTAATTTGGAGCGAAAATCAATCGGCATTATCGATTTCGAAGAACACCCATTTAACCCTGTTGTGGGTTTGCTTGATTTGCCGTTCGATGGCGTTGATCTCCCGTACCGCCTCCTGCACCTTCAGGTCGCCCTGCAGTTCGGCCTTGATCGCCACCATGACATTGTTGCCATGGTTGATGGCCCACAGGTTCAGAACCTTTGCGACGCTGGGATGGGTTTCCAGATAGCGTTGGATTTCTTGTCTGATGGTTTCATCGCTTTCGCCGAGCAGTAAGGAATGCACTTCCTTCCCGACTAAGATAGCGACGGCGATCAGCAACAGCCCGATCAGCATCGAGCCGGCCGCGTCGAAGCCGGTGTTGCCGGTGAGCAGGGCCAGGCTGAGCATGACCAAGGCGATGACGAGCCCGGTCAATGCCGCCAAGTCCTCGCCGACGACTACCATCAGTTCGCTGGAATGGGTTTCCCGGAACCATCGCCACAGGCTGCGCTCGCCTTGTTCCGGCGCCATGGCCGTCAACGCGCCTTTCAATGAAAAGTATTCCAGCCCCGAGGCGATCAACAAAATGGCGACGGCGATGCCGGCATTCTCCAGCTCATGCGGATTGGTATAGCGTTGCCAGCCCTCATAGACGGAAAACACGCCGCCGACCGAAAACAACGTGAACGCGACCATCATCGACCAGATATAGGATTCCCGGCCATATCCCATCGGATGTTTCGCCGTCGCCTGTTTTTGCGAGCGTTTCATGCCGACGAACAACATCACCTGGTTGCCGCAATCGGCAAAGGAATGAATGGCCTCGGCCAACAACGAACCGGAACCGGTCCAGAGCGCGGCAAAGGTCTTGGCGATGGCAATGCCCAGATTGGCGGAGAACGCGTAGGTAACGGCCTTCAGAGAGCTGGAATGTGACATGAAGTTGTTCGGATGATTGACTGAGCGTTGATTTAGGTATTAGACAATGAATTGCTTGGTTGAATAACTATAGACATATTCTGACTACCCATCAAAAATATAGTCATCGCATCAAAATTCGCCACATTGACACCTTCTCCTTTCGGAGGCTGTCGTAAAAGCCCCCCAACCAGCTACATACGGTAAAATAACCCTATCCAAACCTATTAGAAATAGATCAATGGCAGCCGAAGTGAACATTAGACCCGTCAGGACATTGTATAGCGCCAAGCAATATTCGCTATTCGATGAATGCGAGGTTGAACCGTTACCTGAGTTGATCGCTCAATCGATCTCGAGCGAACCGATGGCCCGTTTTGAAGCGCCCGACCCGCGCGGCTTATCGATCAACGGTAAACCGCTCGGCGAACATCTGGAGCACGCCGGCTTAACCATCCCGTTGAAATTGCGCCCCTTCCTGCAATCGCTATCCTTCGCCGAGTTCGAAGCCCGTTATCGGCCCGGCGGGCGTCCGCCGTATGCGCCACGTGCGATGGTGGGGATTATTCTCTACGGCCTGTTACAAGGCATCAGCAGCCTGCGCGACTTGGAGCGTTTAGCTCGAGCCGATGTGGGGTGTTGGTGGCTAAGTGGCGGTATC
Proteins encoded in this region:
- a CDS encoding NADH-quinone oxidoreductase subunit B family protein, which encodes MLRLFAKTLKTGIISEKIKRPKNDELEQLGIEVKRHIDRYFAGSLAIRAVDAGSCNGCELEIHALNNPLYDVERFGVHFVASPRHADVLLVTGPVSRHMQTALLRTYEATPHPKWVIAAGDCAACGGEFGVSYACCGAVANVIPVDVTIPGCPPTPEVLVKGLLGLMMKK
- a CDS encoding SulP family inorganic anion transporter → MYLRLVTYGKEIVNNSSVTSSLSLTGLAGLKKHWRDDLLSGFQIFLIALPLCLGIAMASGLPPMAGIISAIVGGMFVSRVNGSFVTITGPAAGLIVVILDAVTTLGEGDPTAGYYYTLAAIVVAGVLQLIMGYFKVGTLSSFFPTSVVHGMLTAIGIIIMTKQVHVMLGVTPESGSLFSTMAQIPHSFLNMNAEIGVIGIFGLLLLILWNRLSHPWLKKIPAPILVVLLGIGLGTYFDLQHQHIFHLPQQLEMLTRNTLHDGQVGPSYLVAISNHFMSSFHLPDFGKFFTVEFWVAVVSICLVGSLESVLSTVAVDKLDPYKRHSNLDKDLAAIGAGNALSGLIGGSAMISEIVRSSANINNGAKTGWANFFHGSLMLLFVVLFPQVIHSIPLAALAALLVYTGFRLASPKEFSKVLKVGTEQFFMFCVTIVGVLATDLLIGVAIGIVVKLLVHIMRGVWWSNLFKIHFTVSESGEEYIVKLHGSALFTNFLPLKKAMDNLPKGKHITINLTNGYLIDHTVMEYLHDFMHDYESHGGYCKQIGEPIHTFSNHALAARLMTEDERRNGRSYS
- a CDS encoding hydrogenase 4 subunit F → MIAAYLILLLSFGGIVYFALMGHKEEIGRHNVWFNGIALFLSLWLAIEVFNSGTLLSSSQYFIVDSFNVYLIVLTAFVGLTTAIFSDPYMDHEKQLGKLTDSRLKLYYSMYQGFMFAMYLVLTTNNMGILWVAMEAATLATVLLVSLYRTPESVEAAWKYFILCGVGIAQALFGTILLYYAAMQIGDTENSLMWSVLFDNAERLSPDILEIAFVFMLVGYGTKIGLVPLHNWLPDAHSEGPTPMSAVLSGLLLNDALYAVVRNKMLVDGATGSNIAGLQMMGFGLLSFLVAAFFLHRQKDIKRLFSYSSIEHMGMMTFAFGIGTPFATFAALLHMTVHSLTKSAIFVTVGHAAQIAGTQRIEKIRGLIRTQPKVGWGLLIGTLAIAGFPPFGVFTSEFLVLLATMESYPWLTPLLLLGIGIACAGLFRNIQPMVYGDRPDGQQAIKANLWPVMIHLTIVLWLGLAIPNALADWFTQATILISGSAPL
- a CDS encoding cation diffusion facilitator family transporter, with translation MSHSSSLKAVTYAFSANLGIAIAKTFAALWTGSGSLLAEAIHSFADCGNQVMLFVGMKRSQKQATAKHPMGYGRESYIWSMMVAFTLFSVGGVFSVYEGWQRYTNPHELENAGIAVAILLIASGLEYFSLKGALTAMAPEQGERSLWRWFRETHSSELMVVVGEDLAALTGLVIALVMLSLALLTGNTGFDAAGSMLIGLLLIAVAILVGKEVHSLLLGESDETIRQEIQRYLETHPSVAKVLNLWAINHGNNVMVAIKAELQGDLKVQEAVREINAIERQIKQTHNRVKWVFFEIDNAD
- a CDS encoding hydrogenase large subunit, translating into MNDIDWRNNILAQLKDHSLQIDISGKDIEQWRVAAEDWQRLAELAQQQQMRWAAGWAEQHDHRFSVHACLQKQGHYLWLKTSVKGDKPELPSQASVYPAASRSERHTQDMFGIHFQGHPDSRPWVRHQAWHKHQYPLRKDFPLHGEPAEITPPDTDYQFVKARGSGVYEVPVGPVHAGIIEPGHFRFQAVGETVLHLEERLGYVHKGIEKLAEGRDPEGLARLAGRISGDSTVAHSWAACRAMEQAAGLAIPPRAEFIRGILCERERIANHLGDIGAICNDVGFAFAQMQFTRLREQWQRSQADIFGHRLLMDCLVPGGVKTDISAAHCSAMAAELKALRAELDELLPALDLNSSLEDRLLTTGFLSPQTAALYGCVGYVGRSSGQDFDVRRDAPYPPYDRLTVNVALEQQGDVASRFWVRVKEVFASLKLIGQMLQQLPEGDILVSWQQPAEHSEGLAMIDGWRGEIITYVRFAGDNRIGRFYPRDPSLPNWPALERIVLNNIVPDFPVCNKSVNGSYSGHDL
- a CDS encoding formate hydrogenlyase, encoding MNIEQIDLYTQIILSLAGLITLCSFIMLGQGRLLRLVVVFALQGLLLVLATALAAYSFSNHHLYISAVITLVLKVLFIPWMLSRHILKLKMHRDVEALKNKTSVMLGGASLVIFSYYVLHPILADSTIILLNALALSLAVVLLGLLLMISHRQAIAHVVGFMSIENGLFFAAIVSTRGMPMVVELGVAFDVLVAAVLFGIFFLQISSSIDSLDVDRLNRLSEVDE
- the hyfB gene encoding hydrogenase 4 subunit B; protein product: MILLLAYAAVLFSLLSGLLALLLRQRDKVLSLAQACCARRPETLRRMEGWLEADRYPDRIRLGSFILLGIGAVFAILAGLTVMLTQAAVTDRLSLGLPWLPWHVRFDSLSGLFYLIIGIAVLAVSAYGPGYVKNNDEQAHPFAALGLFSGLFIAGMLLVLLADDAFFFMIAWELMSVASYFLVAFQHENSANRRAAFLYLIMAEVGAIMIILAFGVLAAFADGFTFDALRQANLSATWTSIAFVLALLGFGMKAGLVPIHVWLPEAHPVAPSHISALMSGVMLKVALYGLVRFSFDLLGDIQWQWGVVLMILGALSALAGILYALMQSNLKRLLAYSSVENIGIIFMVLGLAMIFLANGHPQLAALGLVAALLHAFNHALFKNLLFLGAGIIQHQVHDLDIDVMGGLIKRMPHTSKLLLIACMSISSLPLFNGFVSEWLAFQTALQVDVLDSGVLRSLIPVAAAALALTAALAAACFVNLYGIVFLGQARSAHSAKANECGDKGMLAGLSLLAGLCFLFGVFPALIIDLLDSINLQLLGHTLPNNDAADWLWLAPVSAEQASYSAPFVLVGVLIAGGISFRYLRRDPAMAFRESETWDCGFGGVTARMQYSSSAFTMPFRRIFAKAWRQDEIIDRQAGGMPLQVTDIHYQLHIEDHSWPKLYQPIERGVNRSARLIGRIQTGNIRTYLAYSFATLIFLLWVIS